One region of Jonesiaceae bacterium BS-20 genomic DNA includes:
- a CDS encoding phosphoribosylanthranilate isomerase has translation MFIKICGLSGPETLAAAVAAGADAVGFVFAPGSPRTVTAEVARELVAQVPDTVETVGVFRGQPIDEVIATARAAGVRTVQLHGGEPVADLDRLRTEKLGTIRALSVAEYLGLLEEDPEGLKRHRLLLDAPIPGAGIPFDPAPILSHPPFVGWILAGGLTPSNVAELIGQVHPTGVDVSSGVESSRGIKDALLIAQFIAAARNA, from the coding sequence ATGTTTATCAAGATTTGTGGGCTCTCGGGGCCGGAAACCCTGGCTGCCGCCGTTGCAGCCGGTGCGGACGCCGTTGGATTTGTTTTCGCTCCTGGCAGCCCGCGCACGGTGACCGCAGAAGTTGCCCGTGAGCTGGTTGCTCAGGTACCGGACACGGTTGAGACCGTTGGGGTGTTCCGCGGGCAGCCTATTGATGAGGTCATTGCGACGGCGCGCGCCGCTGGAGTGCGCACGGTTCAATTGCACGGTGGGGAACCCGTTGCGGACTTGGACCGGTTGCGCACCGAGAAACTGGGCACCATCCGTGCGCTTTCCGTCGCTGAATACCTTGGATTGCTCGAGGAAGACCCCGAGGGCCTGAAGCGACACAGGCTGCTTCTCGATGCCCCAATTCCGGGCGCGGGCATACCTTTTGACCCGGCCCCAATTCTTTCTCACCCGCCATTTGTTGGCTGGATTTTGGCCGGCGGGCTTACTCCCAGCAACGTTGCCGAGTTGATTGGCCAGGTACACCCAACCGGTGTTGATGTCTCAAGCGGGGTGGAGAGCTCACGCGGAATTAAAGATGCGCTGTTGATTGCGCAGTTTATTGCTGCCGCGCGCAACGCATAG
- a CDS encoding LysE family translocator → MAFFEGKAGVVRMDPSIIGAFWVVSFLFIMSPGADWAYAIAAGIGGRRVTPAVSGMLAGHGIAILLVAAGLGAVLARTPSALIALTVAGAAYLFYLGVGMIRTPATVTVGQSQAAGTWGSWASRGLLVSGLNPKVFLLLLALLPQFTDASGSWGLPTQMLTLGGIHLVGTAIVYFLVGFGAQAIMRTRPGLAMWISRFSGLAMVGIAIFLLVEQVLSLR, encoded by the coding sequence ATGGCGTTCTTTGAGGGCAAGGCAGGTGTGGTGAGAATGGATCCCAGCATTATTGGCGCGTTTTGGGTGGTGTCGTTCCTGTTCATCATGAGCCCTGGCGCCGACTGGGCCTATGCAATAGCGGCCGGCATTGGCGGCCGCCGAGTCACCCCGGCCGTGAGCGGAATGCTTGCTGGGCATGGCATCGCCATCCTGCTAGTCGCCGCGGGACTGGGCGCTGTCCTCGCACGCACTCCGTCTGCCCTCATTGCCCTGACGGTGGCGGGGGCCGCATACCTGTTCTACCTCGGTGTGGGCATGATCCGCACCCCGGCTACGGTCACGGTCGGCCAGAGCCAAGCAGCAGGCACTTGGGGTTCCTGGGCTTCCCGAGGCTTGCTGGTCAGCGGCCTCAACCCCAAGGTCTTTCTCCTTCTCTTGGCGTTATTACCGCAATTTACCGATGCCTCGGGCAGTTGGGGCTTGCCCACCCAGATGCTGACATTGGGCGGGATTCACCTAGTGGGCACGGCCATCGTCTACTTTTTGGTGGGATTTGGCGCCCAAGCAATCATGAGGACCAGGCCCGGTTTGGCCATGTGGATCAGCAGATTCTCAGGTCTTGCCATGGTTGGGATAGCCATATTCTTGCTGGTTGAACAGGTTCTGTCACTGCGGTAA
- a CDS encoding Lrp/AsnC family transcriptional regulator, with the protein MDQVDRNILAELQSDGRISLTDLATKVGLSLSPCHRRVRALEESGAILGYRAELDPAQLGLSFSALVFITLQQGDSKSVAAFEQAVKEIPEVMRAQRLFGDPDFLLHVITKDLPTFQRLYDDHLSALPAVQRVTSTLVMKDVVQDRAYPMLKQ; encoded by the coding sequence ATGGATCAAGTTGATCGTAATATTCTTGCCGAGCTGCAAAGTGACGGGCGAATTTCTTTGACGGACCTCGCCACCAAAGTGGGCCTGAGCCTGTCTCCCTGCCACCGCCGGGTGCGCGCGTTAGAGGAGTCCGGAGCGATCTTGGGATACCGAGCGGAACTCGATCCGGCCCAACTGGGACTGAGCTTTTCCGCGCTCGTGTTCATCACCCTGCAACAGGGCGACAGCAAATCGGTGGCCGCGTTTGAACAGGCGGTCAAGGAAATCCCCGAGGTTATGCGTGCCCAGCGCCTCTTTGGGGATCCAGACTTTTTGCTGCACGTGATCACCAAAGATCTGCCCACATTCCAGCGGCTCTACGACGATCACCTGTCCGCACTGCCCGCCGTCCAACGAGTCACGTCCACCTTGGTTATGAAAGATGTGGTTCAGGACCGCGCCTATCCAATGCTCAAACAGTAG
- a CDS encoding Re/Si-specific NAD(P)(+) transhydrogenase subunit alpha: protein MHIGVPKETGAQRLVAATPKTVRQLIKLGYTVLVEHGAGGAASIPDTEYETAGATLATTAQVWAATVVVSVDPPTPAQALLMQPNATLVTRIDPDLQKDLVSSLSAGQVTVLSLTAVPRISRAQSLDVLSTMTNVAGYRGIIEAAQSYAGMFGGQVTAAGSTPPAQVFVIGAGVAGLAAIGAATSLGATVRAYDVRADAAEQIESMGATAVHVAASAQDSADGYASELTSQQLDATATVYAAESAAADVVVTTALIRGKAPITITADMVAAMRPGSVVVDLAASGGGNCELTVVGEKVVTPNGVTIIGYTDLPGRMPKHTSQLYGTNIVNLLSLLTPAKDGRVVIDLDDVVQRGMTVTKDGELLWPPPPISVSAQPAASAPASSAKESGDATEPHPEVRHKGTGSKASGNSGKAKLALWSGLTLIALLAAITFAPAVFAAHFTIFLLAVVVGFYVVTGVSHSLHTPLMAQTNAISGIILVGAILQLGSTNNWITALSFVAATVAAINIFGGFMVASRMLAMFRKDA, encoded by the coding sequence GTGCACATTGGAGTACCAAAAGAAACCGGCGCGCAACGTCTTGTTGCCGCGACGCCCAAAACCGTGCGCCAACTGATCAAGTTGGGGTACACCGTTCTGGTTGAGCATGGCGCCGGCGGTGCCGCGAGCATCCCAGACACCGAGTATGAGACAGCCGGGGCAACACTTGCCACCACCGCGCAGGTGTGGGCCGCTACCGTTGTGGTTAGTGTTGATCCACCAACTCCCGCCCAGGCGCTCCTCATGCAGCCCAACGCCACACTGGTCACCCGGATCGACCCTGACCTGCAAAAGGATCTGGTCTCCTCATTGAGCGCGGGCCAAGTAACTGTTCTTTCGTTGACCGCCGTTCCACGGATCTCCCGCGCGCAATCACTCGACGTCCTATCCACCATGACCAACGTCGCCGGGTACCGCGGCATCATCGAGGCCGCACAGTCCTACGCGGGAATGTTTGGCGGTCAGGTCACGGCTGCCGGGTCTACTCCTCCGGCCCAAGTCTTTGTCATCGGCGCGGGCGTTGCCGGCCTCGCGGCGATTGGCGCGGCCACCAGTTTAGGTGCGACGGTGCGCGCATACGACGTGCGGGCCGATGCCGCAGAACAGATCGAGTCGATGGGCGCCACAGCGGTCCACGTAGCTGCGTCCGCACAAGACAGCGCTGACGGGTATGCGAGCGAACTAACGTCCCAGCAGCTCGACGCCACCGCTACGGTTTACGCCGCCGAGTCGGCTGCAGCCGATGTTGTTGTGACCACCGCGTTGATCCGGGGCAAAGCTCCCATCACCATTACCGCTGACATGGTCGCGGCCATGCGTCCCGGCTCGGTTGTTGTGGACCTGGCAGCATCCGGTGGAGGCAACTGTGAACTCACGGTTGTGGGCGAGAAGGTAGTTACCCCAAACGGCGTCACCATCATTGGGTACACGGACTTGCCGGGTCGCATGCCCAAACACACCTCGCAACTGTACGGCACCAACATTGTGAATCTGCTGAGTCTGCTGACCCCCGCTAAGGATGGGCGGGTTGTCATTGATTTGGATGACGTAGTCCAACGCGGCATGACCGTCACCAAGGACGGCGAGTTGTTGTGGCCACCGCCCCCAATCTCGGTATCCGCTCAACCTGCTGCGAGCGCACCAGCAAGCAGCGCCAAGGAATCCGGCGATGCCACCGAGCCCCACCCGGAGGTGAGGCATAAAGGTACGGGAAGTAAGGCATCGGGAAATTCTGGTAAAGCCAAGCTGGCCCTGTGGTCTGGTTTGACGTTGATTGCCCTCCTAGCGGCGATCACGTTTGCGCCCGCTGTGTTCGCTGCCCACTTCACCATCTTCTTACTTGCCGTAGTCGTTGGGTTCTACGTGGTCACCGGGGTCAGCCACTCGCTACACACCCCGCTCATGGCGCAGACCAACGCGATTTCCGGGATCATCTTGGTTGGCGCAATCCTGCAGCTGGGGAGCACCAACAACTGGATCACGGCGCTGTCGTTTGTCGCCGCAACCGTGGCCGCAATCAATATCTTTGGTGGTTTCATGGTCGCTAGCCGCATGCTCGCGATGTTCCGAAAGGACGCTTAA
- a CDS encoding DUF1524 domain-containing protein — protein MFCAPFKRPRQTLGAAAFVLALLLSGCTSPAASETVSPPVAPSTAPAPQATANEEDNPEGAEADNANPGPEGPAHPDAGDSPVDVAVPATNYSESVSKLGLLAVKGRAPKTGYARTEFGAAWKDVDRNGCDTRNDMLRRDLKEVVYKPGTGNCKVLSGVLADPFTGTTINFDSANDPSGVQIDHVVALSDAWQKGAQQLTLEQRTEFANDPMNLLAVQGAANQQKSDGDAATWLPKNKGFRCQFVAIQIDVKAKYGLWVTSAEHDVMANILQGCSGPIEVTGQNSLLDNDTTQVAPVPKDQSATTGNPGGGATAPPAAGVSQTPGAKDASAGVAPASKTACPADAPIKGNQTKKAWIYHVEGESGSYKATHPERCFATADDALQAGYRAPLN, from the coding sequence ATGTTTTGCGCGCCTTTCAAGCGGCCCCGTCAGACGTTAGGGGCCGCTGCTTTTGTGCTGGCCCTGCTGCTGTCCGGGTGCACTTCGCCCGCCGCTTCTGAGACGGTCTCTCCGCCGGTTGCACCGAGCACAGCTCCGGCACCGCAGGCGACTGCCAATGAAGAAGATAATCCCGAAGGCGCCGAGGCGGACAACGCCAATCCTGGACCGGAAGGGCCCGCGCATCCGGATGCGGGGGATTCGCCCGTAGACGTCGCGGTGCCCGCTACGAACTATTCAGAATCGGTCAGCAAACTTGGGTTGCTTGCGGTTAAGGGCCGGGCCCCAAAGACGGGTTACGCCCGCACGGAGTTTGGTGCTGCCTGGAAGGACGTTGACCGCAATGGTTGTGATACCCGCAATGACATGCTGCGGCGCGACCTGAAAGAAGTTGTGTATAAGCCTGGGACGGGAAACTGTAAGGTCCTGAGCGGTGTCCTGGCTGACCCCTTCACGGGGACCACGATCAACTTTGACAGCGCGAATGACCCGTCAGGTGTGCAGATTGACCACGTGGTGGCGCTTTCCGATGCCTGGCAAAAGGGTGCACAGCAGCTCACCCTTGAACAGCGCACCGAGTTTGCTAACGACCCAATGAACCTGCTTGCGGTCCAGGGTGCCGCTAACCAGCAAAAGAGCGATGGCGATGCCGCAACTTGGCTGCCAAAGAATAAAGGGTTCCGTTGTCAGTTTGTAGCCATCCAAATTGATGTCAAGGCAAAGTATGGTCTGTGGGTTACCTCAGCGGAGCATGACGTCATGGCAAATATTTTGCAGGGCTGCTCGGGTCCAATCGAGGTAACCGGCCAAAACTCGCTGCTAGATAATGACACGACTCAAGTCGCGCCAGTTCCTAAGGATCAGTCGGCGACAACCGGTAATCCAGGCGGCGGGGCAACTGCGCCGCCAGCGGCTGGCGTAAGCCAAACCCCGGGGGCCAAGGACGCAAGTGCGGGTGTGGCACCGGCTTCGAAGACTGCCTGCCCTGCGGATGCCCCAATCAAGGGTAATCAAACCAAGAAAGCGTGGATCTACCATGTGGAGGGCGAATCTGGCTCCTACAAAGCAACCCACCCGGAGCGGTGCTTTGCCACCGCGGATGACGCACTTCAAGCAGGGTACCGCGCGCCTCTGAACTAG